Within the Leptospira stimsonii genome, the region AAAACAAAAATACGCGAGATTATCGTGGTCCCCGGTCTCGATTCCCTCAAACCGGGCGACGTCCTCTATTCTTCTCCTCAAAAAGAATATAAGTCGGAGCTAAGTTCCGTTCGAAAGCAATTCCAGATTCTTCTCGAACCGGAAACTTCGGAAGACAGGGAAGGGCTCTGGGACGCGCTCAATCAACTCACGTGGCTCGACGAAGGCTTGGAGACAAAAGTTTTGATTGATACGGGACAAATTCAACTTTCCGGACTTGGAGAATTGCACTTGGAAGTTTCTCTTTCTCGATTGAAAGAATTCTTTCCTCACAAAGTAAACGTTAGCGGGATAAAAGTTGCAAGGTTTGAGCTTTGGAAAAAAATGGTCCTACAGAGTGAATTTCAGCATACCGCGTTTGATCAAAAAATCTCAAGCGGACAGGTGCACGCCTCTCTGGCAAGCTCTAACAGCTTTTCCAGGGAAGTGCGGTTTGAAACTAAGATTACTGAAACACTAGAAGAAGCCATTACATCAGCTTTTTATGAAGTAGTGGCAAAGGGATCCAAGGGAGAAGAAGTTCTCGGTTTGGATCTGATTGTTCATCGATACGATCCTCCGGATTCTTCGATCGAAACTTCTTCACTTGTAAAAGTAGCCGTCATCAAAGGCTTAAAAGACATAATTCCGAATTATACGGAACTTGTGGGTCCGATTTCTTCATTAGAGATTTTGATACCAGATCCATCGTTAGGCGATGTGCTTGGTGCTCTCTCCAAGAGAAATGCAAAGATTCACAATGTTGTTTCGCTCGGAGATGGCAAGTCGCTTGTTCACGCAAATGCTTCTACGGAAAACTTGCTTGGCTTTGCAAGCGTGCTTAGAAATATGACACAGGGAAGGGGTGTTCTGTCTCTGGACTCCCTTTTTGACTCTGAACACTATTACGTAATTACATTAGTCGATTCCCGTTAGGGTTCGTTAAAAAGTAAGGAGATTAAACAGTCGCTATGGCTAAAGAAAAATTTGATAGGTCGAAACCTCACTTAAACGTTGGTACAATTGGTCACGTGGATCATGGTAAAACAACCCTGACGGCAGCTATTACTACTACACTTGCAAAAGCGATCGGTGGTAAGAACAAAGCTGTTGCTTATGACCAAATTGATAATGCTCCGGAAGAAAAAGCTCGTGGGATTACCATTGCTACTTCTCACCAGGAATATGAAACTGCTAACCGTCACTACGCTCACGTAGATTGTCCAGGTCACGCTGACTATGTTAAAAACATGATCACTGGCGCGGCTCAGATGGACGCGGCGATCCTCGTTGTATCCGCAACCGACGGACCAATGCCACAAACGAAAGAACACATTCTCCTTGCTCGTCAGGTTGGTGTTCCTTACGTGA harbors:
- a CDS encoding elongation factor G-like protein; this translates as MKILNVGIFAHIDAGKTTLLERILFETGKIRRPGTIEEGTTESDYLPEEIARGISIQSTLARVFWPNEKEQKVLFQFLDNPGHLDFQSQTSASLVVADLGVVLIDAFEGLKSQTLQNVEWLRKRKIPILFFLNKLDRKGIDITDSLVDLEAVLGKEPILLWKEDAEFSLFQEGSADQSLLPLLEWDSELSEKYLKDPDSLSILAREGFSKGFWKGELFPVLGGSALHGEGVKELLLSLELLSRTFSSIPRSSGELGIAFKRELHPDLGKIVYILPSQEFPRNQKFWSISGNGQMDSIHLISTRDFEEIEKTKIREIIVVPGLDSLKPGDVLYSSPQKEYKSELSSVRKQFQILLEPETSEDREGLWDALNQLTWLDEGLETKVLIDTGQIQLSGLGELHLEVSLSRLKEFFPHKVNVSGIKVARFELWKKMVLQSEFQHTAFDQKISSGQVHASLASSNSFSREVRFETKITETLEEAITSAFYEVVAKGSKGEEVLGLDLIVHRYDPPDSSIETSSLVKVAVIKGLKDIIPNYTELVGPISSLEILIPDPSLGDVLGALSKRNAKIHNVVSLGDGKSLVHANASTENLLGFASVLRNMTQGRGVLSLDSLFDSEHYYVITLVDSR